The proteins below come from a single Actinomycetes bacterium genomic window:
- a CDS encoding class I SAM-dependent methyltransferase, with protein MSFEVTADAHAQFMGRFSRPLAVASTDAVGVGGGQTALDVGCGTAALTEVLAARLGADRVAVVDPSESFVASMRGRFPGMDVRQAAAEELPYDDELFDVVLAQLVVHFMTDPVRGLAEMARVARPAGVVGATVWDHAGGAGPLAVFWAAVRKMDPGAHDESRLPGVAEGHLAELFAQAGCPRSSPQRSPCPWITPLSMSGGPRSRPA; from the coding sequence GTGTCCTTCGAGGTGACTGCCGACGCCCACGCCCAGTTCATGGGGCGGTTCTCGAGGCCGCTGGCGGTCGCTTCCACCGACGCTGTCGGGGTGGGCGGGGGCCAGACAGCGTTGGACGTCGGCTGCGGCACGGCTGCCCTGACCGAGGTGCTCGCGGCGCGGCTCGGCGCTGACCGGGTGGCGGTCGTGGATCCGTCGGAGTCGTTCGTCGCCAGCATGCGGGGGCGGTTCCCCGGGATGGACGTTCGTCAGGCGGCTGCCGAGGAGCTGCCTTACGACGACGAGCTCTTCGACGTCGTCCTGGCGCAACTCGTCGTCCACTTCATGACCGACCCAGTCCGTGGTCTGGCGGAGATGGCCCGCGTGGCCCGCCCGGCCGGGGTCGTGGGCGCCACCGTGTGGGACCACGCCGGAGGTGCGGGACCGTTGGCGGTGTTCTGGGCAGCGGTGCGGAAGATGGACCCCGGTGCGCACGACGAGTCGCGCTTGCCTGGCGTCGCCGAGGGACACCTTGCCGAGCTGTTCGCCCAGGCGGGATGCCCGAGGTCGTCACCGCAGCGCTCACCGTGCCCGTGGATCACGCCACTTTCGATGAGTGGTGGACCCCGTTCACGCCCGGCGTAG
- a CDS encoding acyltransferase family protein: MVERVLFVAALPVGLFMIALLFLVAGLLTPPSVARKGPTRFAEDRLLRLGVPFAVYVLLVQPTLEYALAHPLRVAPGSYWQEYLGEEGALDTGPLWFVGVLLVFSLAIAAWNGVRRHEPHRAPAGGRSPHGTWCWPPPSSTDLNFWQWPACLAVFAIGIAGSGRGWLVAVPDRLCRQCGAVTLVAGVAMAALLVLTGFRDEVDALRGLGLASSGVRHDRERAERPRR, from the coding sequence GTGGTCGAGAGGGTGCTGTTCGTCGCAGCTCTCCCGGTCGGGCTGTTCATGATCGCGCTGCTGTTCCTGGTGGCGGGTCTGCTCACCCCGCCGTCGGTGGCCCGCAAGGGTCCCACCCGGTTCGCCGAGGACCGACTGCTGCGTCTTGGCGTGCCCTTCGCGGTGTACGTCCTGCTGGTGCAGCCGACACTCGAGTACGCGCTGGCGCATCCGCTGCGGGTGGCTCCCGGCTCCTACTGGCAGGAGTACCTCGGCGAGGAGGGGGCGCTGGACACCGGACCGCTGTGGTTCGTGGGCGTCCTGCTGGTGTTCTCCCTCGCCATCGCGGCATGGAACGGCGTGCGACGGCACGAGCCCCACCGGGCCCCAGCAGGGGGGAGGTCACCCCATGGCACCTGGTGCTGGCCGCCGCCGTCGTCCACGGACCTGAACTTCTGGCAGTGGCCCGCCTGCCTCGCTGTGTTCGCGATCGGCATCGCGGGCTCGGGGCGCGGGTGGCTGGTGGCTGTTCCCGACCGTCTCTGCCGGCAGTGCGGCGCCGTGACGCTGGTGGCGGGGGTCGCGATGGCGGCACTGCTTGTCCTCACGGGCTTCCGCGATGAGGTCGATGCGTTGAGGGGGTTGGGGCTGGCCAGCTCTGGCGTTCGCCACGATCGAGAGCGCGCTGAACGTCCACGACGCTGA